In a genomic window of Mycolicibacter heraklionensis:
- a CDS encoding cation-translocating P-type ATPase: MTTARTTGLTDAQVAQRVAQGQTNDIPARAARSIPEIIRANVFTRINAILGVLLVIVLATGSLINGLFGLLIVFNSVIGMVQEIRAKQTLDKLAIVGQAKPLVRRQSGTQQLPPAEVVLDDVIELGPGDQIVVDGEVIESSDLEVDESLLTGEADPIGKDLGDQVMSGSFVISGSGAYRATRVGREAYAAKLAEEASKFTLVKSELRSGINQILKFITYLLIPAGLLIIYTQLFTTDVGWRASVLAMVGALVPMVPEGLVLMTSLAFAVGVVRLGQRQCLVQELPAIEGLARVDVVCADKTGTLTENGMRVSEVTELDGGEGLPVRQALAALAADDARPNASIQAIAEAFPTSPGWTSSACAPFKSATKWSGVSYGEHGNWVIGAPDVLLDPSSAAAEQAERIGARGLRVLLLGICDQPVDHPDAPGQVTPAALVVLEQRIRPDARETLDYFAAQEVSVKVISGDNAVSVGAVAAELGLSGDAIDARKLPSEPDQLAGALEEHTVFGRVRPDQKRAMVHALQAHDHTVAMTGDGVNDVLALKDADIGVAMGAGSSAARSVAQIVLLDNKFATLPYVVGEGRRVIGNIERVANLFLTKTVYSVLLALLVGLVGLASALFGTKPLLYPFQPIHVTVAAWFTIGIPAFILSLAPNNERAHPGFVRRVMSGALPAGVVVGVATFASYLVAYRGSEATSVQQIQASTSALITLLTTAGWVLAVVARPYQWWRLLLVISCGLAYVAIFAMPLTREKFLLDPSNVALTLLALGIGALGAAAIEAMWWARGGMLGERPKLWRESPTTTMSQR, encoded by the coding sequence TTGACGACAGCGCGAACCACAGGCCTCACCGACGCGCAAGTCGCTCAGCGGGTCGCGCAGGGCCAGACCAACGATATCCCTGCCCGCGCCGCGCGCAGCATCCCCGAGATCATCCGGGCCAACGTCTTCACCCGGATCAACGCGATCCTCGGCGTGCTGTTGGTCATCGTGCTCGCCACCGGCTCACTGATCAACGGGCTGTTCGGGTTGCTCATCGTCTTCAACAGCGTCATCGGAATGGTGCAGGAGATCCGGGCCAAACAGACGCTGGACAAGCTGGCTATCGTCGGCCAAGCGAAACCGTTGGTGCGCAGGCAGTCCGGGACGCAGCAGCTCCCGCCGGCCGAGGTGGTGCTCGACGACGTCATCGAGCTGGGTCCCGGCGACCAGATCGTCGTCGACGGCGAGGTCATCGAGTCATCCGACCTGGAGGTCGACGAGTCCCTGCTCACCGGTGAAGCCGACCCGATCGGCAAAGATCTTGGCGACCAGGTGATGTCGGGCAGCTTCGTGATCTCCGGCAGCGGTGCCTACCGGGCCACCCGGGTTGGTCGCGAGGCGTACGCCGCCAAACTGGCCGAGGAGGCCAGCAAGTTCACGCTGGTGAAATCCGAACTGCGCAGCGGTATCAACCAGATCCTGAAATTCATCACCTACCTGTTGATTCCGGCCGGCCTGTTGATCATCTACACGCAGCTGTTCACCACCGACGTGGGCTGGCGGGCGTCGGTGCTGGCGATGGTGGGCGCCCTGGTGCCGATGGTTCCCGAAGGCCTGGTGCTGATGACCTCGCTGGCATTCGCGGTCGGTGTGGTGCGGCTTGGGCAACGGCAGTGCCTGGTGCAGGAACTGCCCGCGATCGAAGGACTGGCCCGCGTCGACGTCGTCTGCGCCGACAAGACCGGCACCCTCACCGAGAACGGGATGCGGGTGTCGGAGGTCACCGAACTCGATGGCGGCGAAGGTCTTCCGGTACGCCAAGCGCTGGCCGCGCTGGCCGCCGACGATGCCCGCCCCAACGCCAGCATCCAGGCCATCGCCGAGGCGTTCCCCACCTCGCCGGGCTGGACGTCCAGCGCTTGCGCTCCGTTCAAGTCGGCGACCAAATGGAGCGGTGTCTCGTACGGGGAGCACGGCAACTGGGTGATCGGTGCTCCCGACGTGCTGCTCGACCCGTCATCGGCGGCCGCGGAACAGGCCGAACGGATCGGGGCGCGCGGCCTGCGGGTGCTGCTGCTGGGCATCTGCGACCAGCCCGTCGACCATCCCGACGCCCCGGGACAGGTGACCCCGGCGGCGCTGGTGGTGCTGGAACAGCGGATCCGACCCGACGCCCGGGAAACCCTGGATTACTTTGCTGCGCAGGAAGTGTCGGTGAAAGTCATTTCCGGCGACAACGCGGTCTCGGTGGGTGCGGTGGCCGCCGAGCTGGGGCTGTCCGGGGACGCGATAGATGCCCGCAAACTGCCGTCCGAACCGGACCAACTGGCCGGCGCACTGGAGGAACACACCGTGTTCGGCCGGGTGCGCCCGGATCAGAAGCGGGCCATGGTGCACGCCTTGCAGGCGCACGACCACACGGTGGCGATGACCGGCGACGGCGTCAACGATGTGCTGGCGCTCAAGGATGCCGACATCGGTGTCGCCATGGGGGCGGGGAGCTCGGCGGCGCGCTCGGTGGCACAGATCGTGTTGCTGGACAACAAATTCGCCACCCTGCCCTACGTGGTGGGCGAGGGTCGCCGGGTGATCGGCAACATCGAGCGGGTGGCGAACCTGTTCTTGACCAAAACGGTGTATTCCGTGCTGCTGGCACTGCTGGTCGGGTTGGTCGGGTTGGCGTCGGCACTGTTCGGCACCAAACCATTGCTGTATCCGTTCCAGCCGATCCACGTCACGGTCGCTGCGTGGTTCACCATCGGCATCCCGGCGTTCATCCTGTCGCTCGCGCCGAACAACGAGCGGGCGCACCCCGGATTCGTACGGCGGGTGATGAGCGGGGCGCTGCCGGCCGGCGTGGTGGTGGGCGTCGCCACATTCGCCTCCTACCTGGTGGCCTACCGCGGCAGCGAAGCCACGTCGGTCCAGCAGATCCAGGCGTCCACCAGTGCGTTGATCACATTGCTGACCACGGCGGGATGGGTGCTGGCGGTGGTGGCGCGGCCCTATCAATGGTGGCGGCTGCTGCTGGTGATCAGCTGCGGGCTGGCTTATGTGGCGATCTTCGCGATGCCGCTGACCCGGGAGAAGTTCTTGCTGGACCCCTCCAACGTAGCCCTGACACTGCTGGCGCTTGGTATCGGCGCGCTCGGTGCGGCCGCCATCGAGGCGATGTGGTGGGCCCGGGGCGGCATGCTCGGTGAGCGGCCGAAGTTGTGGCGGGAATCGCCAACGACCACAATGTCCCAGCGATAA
- a CDS encoding type II toxin-antitoxin system Rv0910 family toxin, producing the protein MAKLSGSIDVPLPPEQAWTHASDLSRYKEWLTIHRVWRSVLPETLDKGTTLESIVEVKGMLNKVRWTIVNYKPPTGMTLNGDGKGGVKIKLLAKVSPEGDGSKVSFDVHLGGPALFGPIGMLVAAALKSDINESLRKFVTVFASG; encoded by the coding sequence ATGGCCAAGCTCTCCGGATCCATCGACGTCCCGCTGCCTCCCGAACAGGCCTGGACGCACGCCTCGGATCTGTCCCGCTACAAAGAGTGGCTGACCATTCACCGGGTGTGGCGCAGTGTGCTGCCCGAGACCCTCGACAAGGGCACGACGCTGGAGTCGATCGTCGAGGTCAAGGGCATGCTCAACAAGGTCAGGTGGACGATCGTGAACTACAAGCCGCCCACCGGGATGACGCTCAACGGCGACGGTAAGGGCGGGGTCAAGATCAAGCTGCTCGCCAAGGTCTCGCCGGAGGGCGACGGCTCCAAGGTCAGTTTCGACGTGCACCTGGGCGGTCCGGCGTTGTTCGGCCCGATCGGCATGCTGGTGGCCGCCGCGCTCAAGAGCGACATCAACGAGTCGCTGCGCAAGTTCGTCACCGTTTTCGCGTCGGGTTAA
- a CDS encoding ATP-binding cassette domain-containing protein: MSLPSFDSHAVVTLTDVGFTWPDGSTALAGVTGSFGTGRTGLVGANGAGKSTLLRLIAGELRATTGRITTAGRVAYLPQLLTLDAEASVAELLGVADRLAALRAIESGDAAEKHFELVGDDWDIESRADAALRDIGFSSGDLDRRVVELSGGEAMLVALTGLRLAAAPITLLDEPTNNLDRAARAALARLVDAWPGALIVASHDTALLEQMDGTAELYDGRLTTFGGPYSAWRVHLDAEQAAARTAARTAEQVVRVEKRQRVEAETKLARRNRAAQVARQNKRAAKIVMNQNAANAQVSAGKLRGHLDGRVRDAQADLDVASARVRHDEHIRVDLPDPEVPNSRRLAELPGVDGPIVVQGPERIALDGPNGVGKTSLLDALLAGAAGRLLTDRVGYLPQRLDHLNDTVSAFDAVSAVSDSEPRAVRAQLARFLLDADCVARPVGTLSGGERFRVALAQLLLADPPAQLLLLDEPTNNLDLASVGQLVDALAGYRGAFIVVSHDDEFLARLGLTRTLTMPRSGLLVDAG; this comes from the coding sequence ATGTCCCTACCTTCTTTTGACTCCCATGCTGTCGTCACCCTGACCGATGTCGGCTTCACCTGGCCCGACGGCAGTACCGCGCTGGCCGGCGTCACCGGTTCGTTCGGCACCGGCCGGACCGGTCTGGTGGGGGCCAACGGCGCTGGCAAATCCACCCTGCTTCGGCTCATCGCCGGAGAACTCAGGGCTACAACCGGGCGCATCACGACGGCCGGCCGGGTGGCCTATCTGCCGCAGCTGCTCACGCTGGACGCCGAGGCTTCGGTCGCCGAGCTGCTCGGCGTTGCCGATCGACTCGCCGCACTGCGGGCGATCGAAAGCGGCGATGCCGCCGAGAAGCATTTCGAGCTGGTCGGCGACGACTGGGACATCGAATCCCGCGCCGATGCGGCATTGCGCGACATCGGGTTTTCCTCGGGCGACCTCGATCGCAGGGTCGTCGAACTTTCCGGTGGCGAGGCCATGCTGGTGGCGTTGACCGGGCTGCGCCTGGCGGCCGCCCCGATCACCCTGCTCGACGAGCCGACCAACAACCTCGACCGTGCCGCGCGGGCCGCGCTGGCGCGGCTGGTGGACGCCTGGCCGGGGGCGCTGATCGTGGCCAGCCATGACACCGCGCTGTTGGAGCAGATGGACGGCACCGCGGAGCTTTACGACGGGCGGCTCACCACCTTCGGCGGCCCCTACAGCGCCTGGCGGGTGCACCTGGATGCTGAGCAGGCCGCCGCGCGGACGGCTGCCCGCACCGCAGAGCAGGTCGTCAGGGTGGAGAAGCGTCAACGCGTGGAAGCCGAGACCAAACTCGCCCGACGCAACCGGGCGGCCCAGGTCGCCCGCCAGAACAAGCGCGCCGCGAAGATTGTGATGAACCAGAACGCTGCCAATGCCCAGGTTTCGGCGGGCAAGCTGCGCGGGCACCTTGACGGGCGGGTCCGTGATGCCCAGGCCGACTTGGACGTCGCATCGGCCCGGGTCCGCCACGACGAACACATTCGCGTCGACCTGCCGGACCCGGAGGTGCCCAACAGCCGCCGGCTGGCCGAACTGCCGGGCGTCGACGGGCCGATCGTCGTGCAAGGCCCAGAACGCATCGCCCTCGACGGCCCGAACGGGGTGGGCAAGACGTCGCTGCTGGACGCACTGCTGGCGGGCGCGGCCGGGCGCCTGCTGACCGACCGGGTCGGATACCTTCCGCAGCGCCTGGACCATCTGAACGACACCGTGTCCGCGTTCGATGCCGTGTCGGCGGTCTCGGACAGCGAGCCGCGGGCGGTGCGGGCCCAACTGGCCCGGTTCCTGCTGGACGCCGACTGTGTGGCCCGGCCGGTCGGCACGCTGTCCGGCGGTGAACGATTCCGCGTCGCGCTGGCCCAACTGCTGCTCGCCGATCCACCGGCGCAGCTGTTGCTGCTCGATGAACCGACCAACAATCTCGACCTGGCCAGCGTCGGTCAGCTCGTCGACGCGCTCGCGGGCTATCGCGGAGCCTTCATCGTGGTGAGTCACGACGACGAATTCCTGGCGCGGCTCGGCCTGACCAGAACGTTGACGATGCCGCGCAGCGGACTACTGGTTGATGCGGGCTAG
- a CDS encoding LLM class F420-dependent oxidoreductase — protein sequence MDKQFRFGVGLNPIRSATELAETARRLEGFGFDVLHVPDHLGAPAPFPVLVAAAAATSTIRVGTYVLNACFYKPALLTRDIADTDVLSGGRLEVGLGAGYVRAEFEAAELPFPSAGRRIEYLEHVTKYVAAHQPRVPILIAGSGDRLLTVAAHHADIIGLTGARVDGAADPLAERIGFVRAAAGNRFDALELNLAITAVPTDGSGMPNLSLTRRFAPSLSDEELLASPAVLSGSVHDMADTLRERRRRYGISYFTVQQEHAEAFAEVIAALR from the coding sequence GTGGACAAGCAGTTTCGCTTCGGCGTGGGTCTGAACCCGATCCGGTCGGCGACCGAACTCGCCGAGACCGCAAGGCGGCTGGAGGGTTTCGGATTCGATGTCCTGCACGTGCCCGACCATCTTGGCGCCCCGGCCCCCTTCCCGGTGCTGGTGGCCGCCGCGGCGGCCACCTCGACGATCCGGGTGGGCACCTACGTGCTCAACGCCTGCTTCTACAAGCCGGCGCTGCTGACCCGCGACATCGCCGACACCGATGTGCTGTCGGGTGGACGGCTGGAGGTGGGCCTGGGCGCCGGCTACGTCCGCGCGGAGTTCGAGGCCGCCGAGCTGCCCTTTCCGAGCGCCGGTCGTCGCATCGAGTACCTCGAGCACGTGACGAAATACGTAGCGGCGCATCAGCCGCGCGTGCCCATCCTGATCGCCGGCAGTGGTGATCGGCTACTCACCGTGGCAGCTCACCACGCCGACATCATCGGATTGACCGGGGCGCGGGTGGACGGTGCCGCCGATCCCCTGGCCGAGCGGATCGGCTTCGTCCGCGCGGCCGCCGGCAACCGGTTCGACGCCCTCGAACTCAACCTGGCCATCACCGCGGTGCCGACCGACGGCTCCGGGATGCCCAATCTGTCGCTGACCCGCCGATTCGCGCCGAGCCTGTCGGATGAGGAACTGCTGGCTTCACCCGCCGTGTTGTCGGGATCCGTTCACGACATGGCCGACACGCTGCGTGAGCGCCGCCGTCGCTACGGGATCAGCTACTTCACCGTCCAGCAGGAACACGCCGAAGCCTTCGCCGAGGTCATCGCCGCACTGCGGTGA
- a CDS encoding DUF1214 domain-containing protein has protein sequence MSPDNFVRAVTDQEFTNIVNENGFGRFFHMREVTPVDRQLVVRSNRDTLYSAAVFDLQASPVTLTLPDPGQRYMSAQVISQDEYVTDMFYGGGEHTLDQKHVGTRYVAVAVRILANPNDPADLAAAHRLQDAITASQDDTGSFDVPRWDPVSQKKVNDALLELAQTIPDTRGMFGTEADTDPVRHLIGAAAGWGGNSEQEALYLNVTPARNDGNTVYRLTVKDVPVKAFWSVTVYNKNGYFTENPQEAYSVNDITADKAADGSVTVQFGGCSDDVPNCLPTTPGWNYLVRLYQPEKEILSGKWVFPAAQPEESASSETRSPASTPTPAPSPAPPPSRPAR, from the coding sequence GTGTCGCCGGACAACTTCGTGCGGGCTGTCACGGACCAGGAATTCACCAATATCGTCAACGAGAACGGCTTCGGACGCTTCTTCCACATGCGCGAAGTCACCCCGGTCGACCGGCAGCTGGTGGTGCGCTCCAACCGGGACACCTTGTACTCGGCGGCGGTGTTCGACCTGCAGGCCAGTCCGGTAACGCTGACGCTGCCCGACCCTGGTCAGCGGTACATGTCGGCACAAGTCATCAGCCAGGACGAATACGTCACGGACATGTTCTACGGCGGCGGCGAGCACACCCTCGATCAAAAGCACGTCGGAACCCGCTATGTGGCCGTCGCCGTACGCATCCTGGCCAACCCCAACGATCCCGCCGACCTGGCCGCGGCACACCGATTGCAGGACGCGATCACGGCGAGTCAAGACGACACGGGCAGCTTCGATGTCCCCCGGTGGGATCCGGTCAGCCAGAAGAAGGTCAACGACGCGTTGTTGGAGCTGGCCCAGACCATCCCGGACACCCGGGGCATGTTCGGCACCGAGGCCGACACCGACCCGGTGCGGCATTTGATCGGGGCGGCCGCGGGGTGGGGCGGCAACTCCGAGCAGGAGGCGCTGTACCTCAATGTCACCCCGGCCCGCAACGATGGCAACACGGTGTACCGCCTGACCGTCAAAGATGTTCCGGTGAAAGCCTTCTGGTCGGTCACCGTCTACAACAAGAACGGCTACTTCACGGAGAACCCGCAGGAGGCGTACTCGGTCAACGACATCACCGCGGACAAAGCAGCGGACGGATCGGTGACCGTGCAGTTCGGCGGTTGTTCGGACGACGTCCCCAACTGCCTGCCCACCACACCGGGATGGAACTACCTGGTCCGGCTCTACCAGCCGGAGAAGGAGATCCTGTCGGGCAAGTGGGTCTTCCCGGCGGCGCAACCGGAAGAGTCGGCAAGCAGCGAGACCCGGTCTCCGGCGTCGACGCCCACTCCGGCACCCAGCCCCGCGCCCCCGCCGTCGCGGCCGGCACGCTGA
- a CDS encoding alkaline phosphatase family protein: protein MAVQRLRIGMAGAIGAFAVLGLGQLTSAPDAHADDFDMLIDQVLNAMTSFLEMGSVSTVLGSPLDTELVSWLNSLDPVGAASADAQAMSQNLLVNPSFETADPSGSGYSGVTIPGWTETGTPTVIAYGTPMGYPSPVSAPIPAWSSFPQSAPSGAGDNFAGGGPVGTSSISQTVDVTGAAGTPYALSADLGGQGWDPSSAAVQVTFYDANGAVVGTGALAPVSVWDRLGFTGLEGRSITGTVPEGAVSAQVTTTFTDRDWVLGNYNGAYADNESFTVGDPSLSAAPLVAPVSDVGQLDHVFVIYMENKGAADIVGSPNAPYMNSLINTYGYDDNYYALGHPSDPNYFRILGGSDFGIDYNSALNSIDAPNLMQEMDQAGISWAGYAQSMPTAGDLVSSGDYSADELPFAQFGYVYGNTPDYLQDHLLPLTQLSTDLNDPSTFPGFTWIAANEDNNGEGPVDSLSGILQFIATQVGDHQYNVAAADQFVQQEVSTIENSKTWTDPNERDVIIVTTDEDNNNLSLGFGNQGNNVPMIVIPSAGAVAGGMQSGNFTTDDYYNEYSLMATIEDALRTSPGTLAPLTDNDMYAQPMNAFWK from the coding sequence ATGGCTGTTCAGCGTCTCAGAATCGGGATGGCGGGCGCGATCGGAGCGTTTGCCGTGCTGGGACTGGGGCAGCTGACGTCTGCGCCCGACGCCCATGCCGACGATTTCGACATGCTCATCGACCAGGTCCTCAATGCGATGACGAGTTTCCTGGAGATGGGCTCAGTCAGCACGGTGTTGGGTTCGCCGTTGGACACCGAGCTCGTCAGCTGGCTCAACAGCCTTGACCCGGTTGGCGCGGCCAGCGCCGATGCGCAGGCGATGAGTCAGAACTTGCTGGTCAATCCCAGTTTTGAGACAGCAGATCCGTCCGGGTCGGGCTACAGCGGGGTGACCATCCCGGGCTGGACCGAGACCGGCACCCCGACCGTGATCGCCTACGGCACCCCGATGGGTTATCCGTCGCCGGTGTCGGCTCCCATCCCGGCATGGTCGAGCTTTCCGCAGAGCGCGCCGTCGGGCGCCGGTGACAATTTCGCCGGTGGCGGACCGGTGGGTACGTCGAGCATCAGCCAGACCGTCGATGTCACCGGTGCGGCCGGAACGCCGTATGCGCTGAGCGCGGATCTCGGTGGACAGGGCTGGGATCCGTCCTCGGCCGCGGTGCAGGTCACCTTCTACGACGCCAACGGAGCCGTGGTGGGCACCGGCGCGCTCGCACCGGTCTCGGTGTGGGATCGCCTGGGCTTCACCGGACTAGAGGGCCGTTCCATCACCGGTACGGTCCCCGAGGGCGCCGTCTCCGCGCAGGTGACCACCACCTTCACCGACCGGGACTGGGTCCTGGGCAATTACAACGGCGCCTACGCCGACAACGAGTCGTTCACGGTCGGCGATCCCAGCCTCAGCGCCGCACCGCTGGTTGCACCGGTGTCCGACGTCGGCCAACTGGACCACGTGTTCGTCATCTACATGGAGAACAAAGGTGCCGCCGATATCGTCGGCAGCCCCAATGCGCCGTACATGAACAGCCTGATCAACACCTACGGCTATGACGACAACTACTACGCGCTGGGCCATCCCAGCGACCCCAACTACTTCCGGATCCTGGGAGGCTCGGACTTCGGCATCGATTACAACTCCGCTTTGAACTCCATCGACGCCCCGAACCTCATGCAGGAGATGGACCAGGCGGGCATTTCGTGGGCCGGCTATGCGCAGAGCATGCCGACCGCCGGTGATCTCGTATCATCCGGTGACTACTCCGCTGACGAACTGCCGTTCGCCCAATTCGGCTATGTCTACGGCAACACCCCTGACTACCTGCAGGACCACCTGCTTCCGCTGACGCAGTTGTCCACCGACCTCAATGACCCGAGCACGTTCCCCGGATTCACCTGGATCGCCGCCAACGAGGACAACAACGGGGAGGGCCCGGTCGACTCGCTTAGTGGCATTCTCCAGTTCATTGCCACCCAGGTTGGAGACCATCAGTACAACGTCGCGGCCGCCGACCAGTTCGTCCAGCAGGAGGTCTCTACCATCGAGAACTCGAAGACGTGGACTGACCCGAACGAGCGGGACGTCATCATCGTCACCACGGACGAGGACAACAACAACCTCTCACTGGGCTTCGGCAACCAAGGCAATAACGTTCCGATGATCGTCATCCCGAGCGCGGGTGCGGTGGCCGGCGGGATGCAGTCCGGCAACTTCACCACCGACGACTACTACAACGAGTACAGCCTGATGGCCACGATTGAAGACGCGCTGCGTACCTCGCCGGGAACCCTGGCTCCGCTCACTGACAACGACATGTACGCCCAGCCCATGAACGCCTTCTGGAAGTAA
- a CDS encoding SDR family oxidoreductase, with protein sequence MKIAVAGGTGKTGRKVVEHLHSQGHQPVILARAHGVDLIRNTGIDAALDGVEVVIDVSDFATMNAKKARGSFGAATTNLLAAAQRNGVRHHVALSIIGIDRVRTGYYQGKLHQEEVVKAGNVPWTILRAAQFHEFADQVLAQVPGPIALVPKMQSQPIAVSEVAAHLCGLATGEPQQMAPELAGPRVESVVDMVRQLVRRRGQHRPVIGLRIPGAAGKGMANGALLPTDPGPRGRQTYAEWLAALTPDSV encoded by the coding sequence ATGAAGATCGCGGTTGCCGGCGGTACCGGCAAGACCGGCCGCAAAGTGGTCGAGCATCTCCACAGCCAGGGGCACCAGCCGGTGATCCTTGCCCGCGCGCACGGGGTTGACCTGATCCGGAACACCGGAATCGACGCCGCGCTCGACGGCGTCGAGGTCGTTATCGACGTCTCCGACTTCGCGACCATGAACGCCAAGAAGGCACGGGGCTCCTTCGGCGCAGCGACCACCAATCTGCTGGCCGCCGCACAGCGCAACGGGGTTCGCCATCACGTCGCGTTGTCGATCATCGGCATCGACCGGGTGCGCACCGGCTATTACCAAGGCAAGCTGCACCAAGAGGAAGTGGTGAAGGCCGGCAACGTGCCGTGGACGATTCTGCGGGCCGCCCAGTTCCACGAGTTCGCCGACCAAGTCCTGGCGCAGGTGCCCGGCCCGATCGCGCTGGTCCCGAAGATGCAGTCGCAGCCCATCGCGGTCAGCGAGGTCGCCGCCCACCTATGCGGCCTGGCCACCGGCGAGCCCCAGCAGATGGCGCCCGAACTCGCCGGCCCGCGCGTGGAGTCGGTCGTCGACATGGTTCGGCAGTTGGTCCGGCGGCGCGGCCAGCACCGGCCGGTCATCGGACTGCGGATCCCCGGGGCGGCCGGAAAGGGTATGGCCAATGGCGCGTTGCTGCCCACCGACCCCGGGCCGAGGGGTCGGCAAACCTACGCCGAGTGGCTGGCTGCGCTGACACCGGACAGCGTGTGA
- a CDS encoding GMC oxidoreductase: MTYDYDVVVIGSGFGGSVAALRLTEKGYRVGVLDMGRRWAPTDFPPNNWHVRKAMWAPKLGCFGPQRLTVLGKTFIASAVGVGGGSLIYGNTLYEPLERFYTDPQWAHITDWKAELAPYYEQARRMLGVTPTPHTTPADEVLLAVARDLGVEDTYHPTNVGVFFGEEPGMTVADPFFGGAGPDRAGCIGCAQCFTGCPHNAKNTTETNYLYLAEHAGAQIHPMTMVTDVRPDGDGYVVSTVRTGRWVRKHKRDFTAGQVVFAAASLGTQRLLHKLRDTGSLPHLSPRLGELTRTNSEEVPVVFAPDRDDFAQGVAITSSIHPEANTHVEVCRYGKGSNLLSMMGTHLIDGGPWRFARLMLTIARHPAMMLHSMFPRNASAHSIIVLVMQSLDNSLTTYRKRGLFGTRMTAKQGVGEPNPDWIPTAHEVARRMAEKVGGMAGGTYLDALNIPLTAHFIGGCPIGESADTGVIDPYQRAYGHPGVHVVDGSAITANLGVNPSFTITAQAERAMAFWPNNGEPDSRPPLGHPYRRIPPVAPQRPTVPEDAPGALRLPLSPA, translated from the coding sequence TTGACATATGACTACGACGTCGTGGTGATCGGTTCGGGATTCGGCGGCAGTGTCGCGGCGCTGCGCCTGACCGAGAAGGGTTACCGCGTAGGCGTGTTGGACATGGGACGTCGCTGGGCCCCCACCGATTTCCCGCCCAACAACTGGCATGTCCGCAAAGCGATGTGGGCACCGAAACTCGGCTGCTTCGGCCCGCAACGGCTGACCGTGCTGGGCAAGACGTTCATCGCCAGCGCCGTCGGCGTCGGCGGCGGCTCGTTGATCTACGGCAACACCCTCTACGAACCATTGGAACGGTTCTACACCGACCCACAGTGGGCGCACATCACCGACTGGAAGGCCGAGCTTGCGCCGTATTACGAACAGGCTCGCCGGATGCTCGGGGTGACACCCACCCCGCACACCACCCCGGCCGACGAGGTGTTGTTGGCGGTGGCCCGGGATCTGGGGGTCGAGGACACCTACCACCCGACCAACGTCGGAGTCTTCTTCGGCGAAGAGCCCGGCATGACCGTCGCAGACCCGTTCTTCGGCGGGGCAGGCCCGGACCGTGCGGGCTGCATCGGCTGCGCGCAGTGCTTCACCGGTTGTCCGCACAACGCGAAGAACACCACCGAGACCAATTACCTGTATCTGGCCGAGCACGCCGGCGCCCAGATCCATCCGATGACGATGGTCACCGATGTGCGGCCGGACGGCGACGGCTATGTGGTCAGCACGGTGCGCACCGGACGCTGGGTGCGCAAGCACAAGCGGGACTTCACCGCGGGCCAGGTGGTGTTCGCGGCGGCCTCGCTGGGCACCCAGCGGCTGCTGCACAAGCTGCGCGACACCGGATCACTGCCACATCTGTCGCCACGCCTGGGTGAGCTGACCCGCACCAATTCCGAAGAGGTGCCAGTGGTGTTCGCGCCCGATCGTGACGACTTCGCCCAAGGGGTGGCGATCACCTCGTCGATCCACCCGGAAGCCAACACCCATGTCGAGGTGTGCCGCTACGGCAAGGGCTCCAACCTGCTGTCGATGATGGGCACCCACCTGATCGACGGCGGACCCTGGCGATTCGCCCGGTTGATGCTGACCATCGCACGCCACCCGGCGATGATGCTGCACAGCATGTTCCCCCGCAACGCCTCGGCGCACTCAATCATCGTGCTGGTGATGCAGTCCCTGGACAACTCGCTGACCACTTACCGCAAGCGTGGTCTGTTCGGCACCCGAATGACCGCGAAACAGGGTGTGGGCGAACCCAATCCGGACTGGATCCCGACCGCCCACGAGGTGGCGCGCCGGATGGCCGAAAAGGTCGGCGGGATGGCCGGCGGCACTTACCTCGACGCGCTCAACATCCCGTTGACGGCGCACTTCATCGGTGGCTGTCCGATCGGTGAATCCGCGGATACTGGGGTCATCGACCCCTACCAGCGCGCGTACGGACATCCCGGCGTCCACGTGGTCGACGGTTCGGCGATCACCGCCAATCTGGGCGTCAACCCGTCGTTCACCATTACGGCGCAGGCCGAACGGGCGATGGCGTTCTGGCCCAACAACGGTGAGCCGGACTCCCGGCCGCCGCTGGGGCATCCGTACCGGCGCATCCCGCCGGTGGCGCCACAACGCCCGACCGTTCCCGAGGATGCGCCGGGTGCGCTGCGGCTGCCGCTGTCGCCGGCCTGA